One window from the genome of Babylonia areolata isolate BAREFJ2019XMU chromosome 11, ASM4173473v1, whole genome shotgun sequence encodes:
- the LOC143287388 gene encoding uncharacterized protein LOC143287388 isoform X1, which produces MRRRSQALCCLCLFTVVVVPAIITSVISIPLLIGGCLLLLLCHVVVGAIFCVLLAVVLWERWKMSGKGGHSVLVRAPVCLMLMAVGVWQRVWDSLHPLLAPVFRVYDTVDHDDLSVRSIAAQFVKSMMSAGLLLWEFEMAVVEVVLKPVRPWVDLFWRVYREVEHDFKHVTPFRILLRLRVLFLLLSVIRLMKQAVKRGRERQRRQEKMKRDNEKEENNDNGD; this is translated from the exons atgagACGCAGAA gccAGGcgctgtgctgtctctgtctgttcaccGTGGTGGTGGTGCCCGCTATCATCACCAGCGTCATCAGCATCCCCCTGCTCATCGGcggctgcctcctcctcctcctctgtcacgtGGTCGTCGGCGCCATTTTCT gTGTGTTGCTGGCGGTGGTGCTGTGGGAGCGGTGGAAGATGAGCGGCAAGGGCGGGCACAGCGTGCTGGTTCGGGCCCCGGTGTGCCTGATGCTGATGGCCGTGGGGGTGTGGCAGCGCGTATGGGACAGCCTGCACCCGCTCCTGGCACCGGTCTTCCGCGTGTACGACACGGTCGACCACGACGATCTGTCGGTCCGCTCCATCGCCGCCCAGTTTGTCAAG AGCATGATGTCTGCGGGGCTGCTGCTGTGGGAGTTCGAgatggcggtggtggaggtggtgctgAAGCCCGTCAGGCCCTGGGTGGACCTCTTCTGGCGGGTCTACCGGGAGGTGGAGCACGACTTCAAACATGTAACCCCCTTCCGCATTCTTCTCCGGCTCAGAgtcctctttctcttgctctccgtCATCCGACTGATGAAA CAAGCagtgaaaagagggagagaacgcCAGAGACGGCAGGAGAAAATGAAACGCGACAACGAGAAAGAGGAGAACAACGATAACGGCGATTGA
- the LOC143287388 gene encoding uncharacterized protein LOC143287388 isoform X2, whose product MRRRSQALCCLCLFTVVVVPAIITSVISIPLLIGGCLLLLLCHVVVGAIFCVLLAVVLWERWKMSGKGGHSVLVRAPVCLMLMAVGVWQRVWDSLHPLLAPVFRVYDTVDHDDLSVRSIAAQFVKSMMSAGLLLWEFEMAVVEVVLKPVRPWVDLFWRVYREVEHDFKHQAVKRGRERQRRQEKMKRDNEKEENNDNGD is encoded by the exons atgagACGCAGAA gccAGGcgctgtgctgtctctgtctgttcaccGTGGTGGTGGTGCCCGCTATCATCACCAGCGTCATCAGCATCCCCCTGCTCATCGGcggctgcctcctcctcctcctctgtcacgtGGTCGTCGGCGCCATTTTCT gTGTGTTGCTGGCGGTGGTGCTGTGGGAGCGGTGGAAGATGAGCGGCAAGGGCGGGCACAGCGTGCTGGTTCGGGCCCCGGTGTGCCTGATGCTGATGGCCGTGGGGGTGTGGCAGCGCGTATGGGACAGCCTGCACCCGCTCCTGGCACCGGTCTTCCGCGTGTACGACACGGTCGACCACGACGATCTGTCGGTCCGCTCCATCGCCGCCCAGTTTGTCAAG AGCATGATGTCTGCGGGGCTGCTGCTGTGGGAGTTCGAgatggcggtggtggaggtggtgctgAAGCCCGTCAGGCCCTGGGTGGACCTCTTCTGGCGGGTCTACCGGGAGGTGGAGCACGACTTCAAACAT CAAGCagtgaaaagagggagagaacgcCAGAGACGGCAGGAGAAAATGAAACGCGACAACGAGAAAGAGGAGAACAACGATAACGGCGATTGA
- the LOC143287388 gene encoding uncharacterized protein LOC143287388 isoform X3, translating into MSGKGGHSVLVRAPVCLMLMAVGVWQRVWDSLHPLLAPVFRVYDTVDHDDLSVRSIAAQFVKSMMSAGLLLWEFEMAVVEVVLKPVRPWVDLFWRVYREVEHDFKHVTPFRILLRLRVLFLLLSVIRLMKQAVKRGRERQRRQEKMKRDNEKEENNDNGD; encoded by the exons ATGAGCGGCAAGGGCGGGCACAGCGTGCTGGTTCGGGCCCCGGTGTGCCTGATGCTGATGGCCGTGGGGGTGTGGCAGCGCGTATGGGACAGCCTGCACCCGCTCCTGGCACCGGTCTTCCGCGTGTACGACACGGTCGACCACGACGATCTGTCGGTCCGCTCCATCGCCGCCCAGTTTGTCAAG AGCATGATGTCTGCGGGGCTGCTGCTGTGGGAGTTCGAgatggcggtggtggaggtggtgctgAAGCCCGTCAGGCCCTGGGTGGACCTCTTCTGGCGGGTCTACCGGGAGGTGGAGCACGACTTCAAACATGTAACCCCCTTCCGCATTCTTCTCCGGCTCAGAgtcctctttctcttgctctccgtCATCCGACTGATGAAA CAAGCagtgaaaagagggagagaacgcCAGAGACGGCAGGAGAAAATGAAACGCGACAACGAGAAAGAGGAGAACAACGATAACGGCGATTGA
- the LOC143287389 gene encoding uncharacterized protein LOC143287389 yields MPHKMETSEEDSKSREEALQKELNAMLRWLFRPVALVLVTVLDLVHKAWSLVRPSFAPVVAIYDTIDLDLLDPLNVLQAFVKFWVMVSVYAWCWVRRAARRVLHALHVLPGCRCLQREVVEAAEQVESDYRFLVRPLEAGLFCRKRC; encoded by the exons aTGCCGCACAAGATGGAAACATCAGAAGAAg actctaAGAGCAGGGAGGAGGCCCTGCAGAAGGAGCTCAACGCTATGCTCCGGTGGCTGTTCCGTCCCGTGGCCTTAGTCCTGGTCACGGTCCTGGACCTGGTCCACAAAGCGTGGTCACTGGTCAGGCCCTCCTTCGCCCCCGTCGTCGCCATCTACGACACCATCGACCTTGACCTCCTGGACCCTCTGAACGTGCTGCAGGCCTTCGTCAAG TTCTGGGTGATGGTGTCGGTGTACGCGTGGTGCTGGGTGAGGCGGGCGGCGAGGCGCGTGCTTCACGCGCTCCACGTGCTTCCCGGCTGTCGCTGCCTgcagagggaggtggtggaggcggcGGAGCAGGTGGAGAGTGACTACCGCTTCCTCGTCAGGCCTCTGGAGGCTGG TCTGTTTTGCAGAAAACGGTGCTGA